The following are from one region of the Aspergillus luchuensis IFO 4308 DNA, chromosome 4, nearly complete sequence genome:
- a CDS encoding uncharacterized protein (COG:S;~EggNog:ENOG410PP7G;~TransMembrane:2 (i228-247o267-294i)), translating into MEGPRNRKQRRAAAAAATTVDSDTFDPSSIPLARPAPNPPKSKEKTLMDIISERQSELLGQANAPTGTSDSSPRFVTIDPTTGDISGLNASELAAVKNGQDIRRVEEVTDETASSEKGEDEPEESDHPIPPVIDTLLLSVPLTTLHLTLAYLAAHQYAESIELDHLIRESVFVAFPMLTLLVHLAHGHVVSFIGSTGRLKSTETVSLLPWDSEKLTLEFFRKLLFPPALRTMVFLPMAVALGCKLMVITNDEPYYAVMRGAPAIGTIWIWSILEIPFGAAVIGALGPLAWGVWWKGYGIL; encoded by the coding sequence ATGGAAGGTCCGAGGAACCGGAAACAGCgacgagcagcagcggcagcagcgacAACTGTCGACAGCGACACGTTCGATCCCTCCTCAATCCCCCTCGCGCGCCCTGCACCGAATCCCCCGAAGAGCAAGGAGAAGACCTTGATGGACATTATATCTGAACGGCAAAGCGAACTTCTAGGCCAGGCAAACGCCCCGACTGGGACCTCTGACTCGAGTCCCCGGTTTGTGACCATCGACCCCACGACCGGAGACATTTCCGGCCTCAACGCATCGGAGCTCGCGGCGGTTAAAAACGGGCAGGATATCAGGCGAGTTGAAGAAGTCACGGACGAAACGGCATCCAGTGAgaagggagaagacgaaCCTGAAGAGTCCGATCATCCTATCCCGCCCGTCATCGACACTCTCCTGCTTTCAGTCCCCCTGACCACCCTCCACCTGACCCTCGCGTACCTCGCAGCCCATCAATATGCCGAGTCCATCGAACTAGACCACCTCATCCGCGAATCAGTATTCGTGGCCTTTCCGATGCTGACCCTGCTGGTCCATCTTGCTCACGGACACGTCGTCTCCTTCATTGGCAGCACTGGCAGGTTGAAGTCCACCGAGACGGTCTCGCTTCTGCCCTGGGACAGCGAGAAACTGACGTTAGAATTCTTCCGAAAACTGCTCTTTCCTCCGGCATTACGTACCATGGTGTTCCTGCCGATGGCGGTCGCTCTTGGCTGTAAGCTGATGGTCATAACCAACGACGAACCATACTACGCGGTGATGAGGGGGGCGCCCGCCATCGGGACAATATGGATCTGGAGCATTTTGGAGATACCGTTTGGGGCAGCCGTTATCGGGGCGTTGGGGCCATTGGCATGGGGGGTATGGTGGAAAGGCTACGGGATACTCTGA